GACTTCCCCTTATAAACAATTCAGGCACGAAATCGAAGGAGATGATGAAGAAGGCACCTCTCAACGAAAAACGACAAGGCTTGAACTATCCGGCGCGAAGGCTTAAGGAACCCCCTGTGCAAAGAGCGGATGACAAAGTGGTCGCTTACCCTTTACCCATGGGAGCGATGCAACCGACACCATCCAAACTGCAGGATCGCTCTAATTTTCCTACTTCGAATATCAATGGGCCGACTGATTTTGGACAATACGTGGACTTCAACATCGGAAATCCGTTTCAGAGCGAGTTTGATTCCTTTGCGAATTTTGATGCCTTCTTGCAGCCGCCCGCTAACATGTACCTCCCATTACCGACAAGCCCAACCGATACCATTAAATTGCATCAAAATGCAGTCAATAAGAACTCTTCCGGTTCTGAAGACCCGGCGAAGTATCTCCAGAGTATGAGGAATTTCTTGAATCTTCGCATAAAGGACGCTCAGAACGATGAATTTGGAGCTCAGGCGTTGCCGATTGCCGTGAATAACGGACTAACTGGAGTGAATCTGTCGTACGTGGGTGAACCTCTGTTGACTTTTCCGTTCCAGGCGGTGGTTACAATCACTAAAGAACTTCCAGCAGGTACGATTATGCAACCGAAGGATTACACCGCGATTAGAGATCTACCGGATGAGTTTTTGTCATACTTCGAAAAAAACTACACACCCATGAACGAATCCGGACACGTCTTCAAAGATTTTATCACGGATACGAGTGAAACAAAGATGCAGGGAAATGTGAAAAAGGCGgagcagaaaaaaaaatcgcaaaatatACGCGAGCAAAAAAAGCAAAACCAGAAAAAGACGAATAATTCAAATAGTCAAAAGTCATCAATAAAACGGCAGTCGGCCGTACTCGGGGATTTGTTGAGGATGTTGGGTATCCTCCGGAAATTGCCGAAGAATTCCACCGAGATTAGCGTCGCGTCACCTGTACTCTCTATCTTGAAAGGTACGAACACACAGAAGATACAAGTGGCTTTAGAAGAGGTGAGTAGACTGCAAGCAGCAATCAATTGTAAATTGcacataaatgtattattttattaatttatattcagatacatttcaatgtaaaaaatatttaatttgctaAGATTAGTAGTGAatctattgtaattaaaaaagataaaatatacgttgctatatatattcaaaagagtagtatttttacataataattacataattatgaatcataatatctttttgtgaaaccattataaaaagttgatttcaaagtttatttttaaactgatTATTCTAAGAGAGAAAAGGATTTGCTTTACCTCTACATTTaagattataaacaatttttaaaattgttttaaaacccttactttacacacacacacacacacacacacacacacacacacacacacacacacacacacacacacacacacgtacatatattagactttttgtattttacatataattcaaataaatctttCCTATAgcgttacacaaaaaaaaagattaacaaCAATAGTCGTGAAAAACTTTGtgttataattcaatatataataattgaaatttaattgcatttgcaattgaaaaaaagatacatagaaaggagtaataattataaataagaattaaaaataatataatattataaataaaaataacaaaatttcaaatttaccgTCAATTGCGTTGgccgaaatattttcaacttGACACGATTTAGctcataaatatgtataaaatatgtcgcGTTAATAATCTATTGCTCAAAAAGAATTAACGacgaatttttctttcttgtctTAGACAGATTTAATGACGAAATTAGTGACTTGGCCTCGATCGGTATTCTGATTGCGCATTAATAAGCATACAACAAGcaataaattagttttttatctTTGCTATAAACAGTATATATATGACCATAATAACTATATTTGCATATTGTCCTTGTCGCatgattaaaaaagtaactgaTGTAACAATATTCATTTGGCAAAAACACTTTCctaaaaaaacgtaattatttttagatcccGCCACCACTGCCTAATCGTGGAAGACgcaatgaaacatttttagcGCAACAATtggtaatttatattattccatgtattatataaaccACGTTTTATAAGAAAGTAAAGATTATAATACAGTAAACTATCATATAGGAGGACGATGATGAAAACGGTGATGATGAGAATGGTGATGATGAGAACGGTGATGATGGGAACGGTAGTAATGGAAACGGCAATAATGGAGACATCGATAATGGGaacgatgatgatgatgatggaCCGCAAATAGAAGCACAAGAGGAAGAtgatgaagaagaagaagaaggtgGATCTATACAAGCTGTGATCGAATTATTACCGTTAGCTGCACCGATTCTCGAAGAACTTAGTGATGTATGACATatcacaataaatttatataacgtCCACTAAAAAGCATTTAAATGCTAAGTAATACTTTTTctattgtacaataattttttttaacaatttaaaataaacttaatataacCAGTTGATCaataatattgtgcaatattgaaatattgtgcaataatatTGAGCGTCTAAGGGTCGCTTAAGCATTCATGAATTTTCTATATTCGTGTTTCTGATTGCACAAAACGTTCTATCGCAATAGAACATTAGAGATGAAGTCAGCATGAAAAATAGTAAgctatgattatattttagcCAAACTCCGATGTCGATATAGCAGAAGTACTTGCAGGTGCAATTCCTCTTCTCGAAGGACTCTCTGATGTAAGATTAAGATACCActctataaattatttgatttaattatttgatgaCAGAATATCTCTTTTCTTCCAGCCAGAAGATGAGGATGGATTTGATATTCCAGCAATTCTACTGCCACTCTCTCAGAAACTCAGTGAGGTAAAGTTATCGAGTATAATTTCCAAAGCGTACTCTCTGAACGATAACATTTTTCCTAGGGCCCAGATGGACAAGGGAGCGATTCCGGCGCCATTTTAGGGCCTCTTATTCAGCTGATAGCTCCATTAAGCGGACCACTTTCGGGGCCCTTGATCGGGCCACTGAGTCGTACTAGTAGTGgcgtaagaattttatttctatttttatatttgcaaaattgtagAACATCATAAacatagatagagagagaaaaattatctgcttttgcaaatataaaatattaatggatGTAAATTTGACTTTCAGCCTGATGGCATACAAGGATCGGCATCTGTATTTGGTGCATCGGCTGAACCTTTAAgcaaagtaatttatatttttatgaaccttttagtatatttataatattatactatatttgTACTTATACTATATAGTACAATtgaaattttgcattattgcTTATCTCTTTGTGCTTTTGATTTTAGCCGATGGGACCGTATGGGCAATCAGTATTATCGGGCCTTGTTGCCAGTATCACCGCTAAACTAAGTAAAGTACGTatcatgaaattaataatacagaaCTATCTTctacacaattatttatataatttttattaatttttttctatttttaaatatttttttctgaaattaaataaaaacattttattattatttctaaattttaggAATCCGCCGCTTCGGCAGGTAGTTCAGATGTTCAAGCTTTAGTAAGTTCGATTGTGTCAGGTGTATTCGCTGGTGCCAGTGCTGGTTCCAAAAGTCGTAAGGGTTATGGTTATGGTACTACATATGGTCAATATGGTCaaaataatagcaataataGATACGGTAACAAAGACACGTACCAAGCGTCCACAACCTACGGCGGTTACGATACATACAGCACTAAACCTGTAAGtgaaatttttcttctatacCTCTatcttatatttgttttatatttatatttatatttgtatttttatatatatttatatttattatattttatttactttatatatttttata
Above is a window of Monomorium pharaonis isolate MP-MQ-018 chromosome 10, ASM1337386v2, whole genome shotgun sequence DNA encoding:
- the LOC105837290 gene encoding uncharacterized protein LOC105837290, whose protein sequence is MLIFKMFLTLSRILSRTNCILILMIFNLVSSAPIKSRKNSPLQNEQGFSTSPRVVEFQLPLKITSKEDLAAWSKYVSSLMATNVNFTPILKNSSPAEKRLPLINNSGTKSKEMMKKAPLNEKRQGLNYPARRLKEPPVQRADDKVVAYPLPMGAMQPTPSKLQDRSNFPTSNINGPTDFGQYVDFNIGNPFQSEFDSFANFDAFLQPPANMYLPLPTSPTDTIKLHQNAVNKNSSGSEDPAKYLQSMRNFLNLRIKDAQNDEFGAQALPIAVNNGLTGVNLSYVGEPLLTFPFQAVVTITKELPAGTIMQPKDYTAIRDLPDEFLSYFEKNYTPMNESGHVFKDFITDTSETKMQGNVKKAEQKKKSQNIREQKKQNQKKTNNSNSQKSSIKRQSAVLGDLLRMLGILRKLPKNSTEISVASPVLSILKGTNTQKIQVALEEIPPPLPNRGRRNETFLAQQLEDDDENGDDENGDDENGDDGNGSNGNGNNGDIDNGNDDDDDGPQIEAQEEDDEEEEEGGSIQAVIELLPLAAPILEELSDPNSDVDIAEVLAGAIPLLEGLSDPEDEDGFDIPAILLPLSQKLSEGPDGQGSDSGAILGPLIQLIAPLSGPLSGPLIGPLSRTSSGPDGIQGSASVFGASAEPLSKPMGPYGQSVLSGLVASITAKLSKESAASAGSSDVQALVSSIVSGVFAGASAGSKSRKGYGYGTTYGQYGQNNSNNRYGNKDTYQASTTYGGYDTYSTKPPPKAALTEPLQEILGAILKLSATSSTSSSSVSGASSSSSADLSAGSSQSSKEPETPTYGPPTYKPPTYAPPPPKPSYQPDYAGPPPNPDSPYVTFTRRQVARRQRF